A part of Liolophura sinensis isolate JHLJ2023 chromosome 1, CUHK_Ljap_v2, whole genome shotgun sequence genomic DNA contains:
- the LOC135472759 gene encoding uncharacterized protein LOC135472759, with amino-acid sequence MSFNESVQLISTTLQTSPTMKKSNVCRCLFGRPDRGTESSLRDQLKREMDEELGVKKIEWGFDFEMDKPLCNGPYEWTEVSTEDVPAYYTQSSYVSRSKARSGGHPSARLRKNLFSETEPEDASSVLSFSSARLRGHLDSTQSCLSDSSLSPATLNDTQTSNTDPIQKDITTPCVKKLTNLGVSDDLKKSESVCSTGSTSSGSNSTCGVELSKPKVQSSMFDYLRVRKRKASHSPSSRISKSLRRL; translated from the exons ATGTCATTTAACGAGAGCGTACAACTGATTTCTACCACACTACAAACATCACCGACGATGAAAAAGTCTAACGTATGTCGGTGCCTGTTCGGTCGTCCGGACCGGGGCACAGAAAGCAGTTTACGGGACCAACTGAAACGGGAAATGGACGAGGAACTGGGAGTGAAGAAAATAGAGTGGGGATTTGATTTCGAGATGGACAAGCCCTTGTGCAATGGCCCATACGAATGGACCGAGGTTTCAACCGAGGACGTACCGGCATACTACACACAGTCTTCTTACGTGTCGAGGAGTAAAGCCAGATCTGGTGGCCATCCTAGTGCTAGATTACGAAAGAATTTATTTTCCGAAACGGAGCCGGAGGATGCATCTTCCGTGTTGTCGTTTTCGTCCGCGAGGCTGCGAGGACATTTGGACTCTACACAGAGCTGCCTGAGTGACTCATCACTCTCCCCGGCTACATTGAACGATACACAGACGTCAAATACTGACCCTATTCAGAAGGATATAACCACACCGTGTGTCAAAAAACTCACAAATTTGGGAGTTTCGGACGATTTGAAAAAATCGGAATCTGTGTGCTCAACTGGATCTACGAGTAGCGGTAGCAACAGTACTTGTGGAGTAGAACTCTCAAAGCCTAAAGTACAGTCCTCTATGTTCG ATTATTTGAGGGTACGAAAGCGAAAAGCAAGTCACTCCCCATCAAGCAGAATTTCAAAGAGTTTGCGTCGATTGTG